The region AGAAATATCTGACATCTGCGGCCACAGGCTCGCGGCAGTACATCTGTCATCCCAAGTGTTCCGCTGCAAAGTAGCAAATGTCGAAGTCCAGCGCAACGCAAGGAACTCTCACACAGCTGCTCCTCTGGCCTGCAAACGCAGGCTACTGGCATGGCCCAAATCAAGTATGCACAGACGACTACGTGAAATAGATATTTGTCGAGCTACATCACTACATTATTAGCATGTTGCAACACCGGACCCATGGTCATTTTATGTGCAGGCGATTTTAGACAATACTAATATGTTGGGAGGGGCAGGTGCCATTCAATGAAATATCTATAGCTGTTAGCAAGATGATACCCACTAGTGGCATGGATTATAGTGAATTGTACATgcaattttacattattatgtACATATTACAAAACGTAATTATGCATTCTTCATAATATCCCGTGAGAAATGCAGCATATTAATACAAACTGAATCCACAAAAAGAACAGCATCACCGTGTCACCTGCCATACCTCGCAGTCGTACAGATCCGTCAGTTGATCTATGATCCACTCCTCCAGGTTCAGTCTCTTCCTCAGCTCCTTGCGGTCGTATTTAACGGTCACGCGGCCCTGCTTCCGAACTGGAACGTCGGAATCGTCGGTTCCGGATGGTGTTTGAAAATACACCCGAGGTTGCGGGTTTGCTTCGGCGCTGGTCACCGTCGCCATGGTCCCACGGCGTCCTCAGCGAGCGTTGAGCGTCTTCACAGAACCCGGGTGTGAATATGGACGCACTTTGTCTTATTCTATGttgttgcttatttttattatatattttttttgttatttggtgCTGCTGCTCTTATACCAGCTGCTCACAGTAGGCTGTAACAAAGAAATTCGCTATTGTTCCCGTCTTGcgaaataaaacatttggcaCATCTGAGAAATTGCAAATTTGTAAGTATACAAAACGTGTAAAACAAAGCTCCTGAATATTGAAAAAAGTGGTGTattacaattgtttaaaaattatgCGTAGAAAAAATGTCCCAGAATAAATCAAATCGCGACTGTCATTCTTCAGATAGTCTTATACTGTTACAGGAAGTCACCGCCGTTTTATTTGCAAACGTATCCCTTTCGTTTAGTAGCGTCTAAAAACTATTGGAAATGGTTTCATTCTGCAGCTGTTTGGCACTGAGTGATTGAATAAATTAACTACTAACATTTACAAAGTATAAAATGATCCCTGCATaaattgaatataaatattctGTGCATCATAACtcacaaatttatttataacgCTAATTGTCCCTTGTCccgtctttttttaaaaatctttcttcgttccttcctctctcttcctcgcgTCGCTCGCGCAGAATGTCAGATAATGCGGCCCCCTCCTCCGTCTGTCACATTCATTTCCCGTCTAAAGCGCATGCGCGCACTTAAAGCCGTCGCTCCAACATTGATTGTGTGTTAGGAATAGTTTTCCATGGTCCGACTTATAACGGCTGGCTGCGCCTACAGTACGACTTCAAGTGTGAACACGTCTTCTCTCCAAGTTTGGCCTTCTACGGTAATCCACCAGAGGACGAATGACATTCATTTGTGACCGTGCGTACTCTgggaaaatgaattattcaatAACTGTCTGCGTCTGGAATTCACAGTCTGGTAAACATTGATATATCTCAATCTCTGGCTTTCTGTGCACTGCACATAcagtgtgtttatctgtgttctgtagttttttCTTTAGAGTGCTACCTTTTTATGATAAACCAGACCACACATTAAAACTCAcctgcagaaacacacgcatgcatgcacacacacacacccgtgcaaacatacaaatacatggacacacacacattcacccgcacacacacacagctacatggacacacacacactcacctgcacccCAACATTTCAGAGAAGAGCAGACACAGGTCTGCACCCCATCATTTCAGAGAAGGCCCTACCCTTGTCTCTCTGCCCCATGAATGAAAGGGTGCATTTACGGGGCAAACTCAAgtccaaaaacagacacacttcCTGTCGTGTGCAGTTGCATCAGTGTTGGAAACCACAGTGTCTCTGATGAAAACGGGCATCGTTTTGTGCACAGAGGCGTTCTTGTCCAGGCACTCGGCATAAATTACCAGACATGGCCGCCCACAGTTCAGTACATGCTGATGGAATTTCAGTGCGGGCAGGGTCCAGGAATTCATCTGGACTATCCGAGTCCAGAATTCCTCGATCACAGGTGTGGCCCAGGCGCAGGTGCGTTATCTGCAATCAGCTGTGATCCTGTGGAGGTGGTACACCTCTGGTGTTGCAGAAGGACCCCTGAATGAGATGAAATACTTGAGCAATTGCTTACGTGCACACTAACGGGtaaagacaatgcaaatatattgCCACTAGAGGGAAACAAAAGCTCTTTTGCTTAGAgggacaaaacacatttttataaaaataaaaaaaaaaaccatctgaTCTTACAAATGGTGACCAAGCTGCACTTgctaattattttcttttttttaaatttccgaATTAAACAACTaactggtttttaaattttaattttggtgTTATAGATGTACAGGAAATCCTGTTTATGCAATAACCATGgtgaaatgcaatttaaaaaatgcttttcatgaaaattttgatgaaaaatgcgaaatgtcaaaaaaaagtaattgctttTTGTAATACAATTGGATAGAAAAACGTGTTTATGTGACACccatggtgaaataaatcaattaaaatgtttttgaagattttgttaattaataggcaagttcacagctgtgttcagcaccttgaagaacggttaggacacaggtttgttaatgattttgaacgagtgaaatattttctactgtagcatgggtacctatggccattaaaaaatgtgcaatatattaatattttttcaatgaaaatttttttttaaaagacctgaaacatattattttgcatttgtattattgtattcgtgatatttaccttgatttttaataaattttaaatgggttatctgaagttttccaagctaccaatggcttcaattagggttaagggcccaaactagggttagggttaggaaaacggtaactctgagggtaaaggcaagttcacggctgtgtttagcagcttgaataatggttaggagacaggtttgttaatgattttgaatgagtcaaatattttctactgtagcatgggtacctatggccattaaaaaattatcaatatataaaaaattttttaaggaaaaaatctttttaaaagacctgaaacatatcattttgcatttgtattattgtatttgtgatatttac is a window of Anguilla rostrata isolate EN2019 chromosome 9, ASM1855537v3, whole genome shotgun sequence DNA encoding:
- the LOC135264225 gene encoding protein phosphatase 1 regulatory subunit 14B-like, whose protein sequence is MATVTSAEANPQPRVYFQTPSGTDDSDVPVRKQGRVTVKYDRKELRKRLNLEEWIIDQLTDLYDCEEEAIPELEIDVDELLDMPSDKERAIRVKDLLVDCYKPTDGFVAALLEKVRGMQKLNTPPKKIDLTP